In the genome of Passer domesticus isolate bPasDom1 chromosome 2, bPasDom1.hap1, whole genome shotgun sequence, the window GGGTGTTCCAGAGGACACCATTCCAGAGCatgaagcagagctgggggagatgCTGGAGGAGCCTGCCCAGAACAGGACCTTGACAAGGTATGCAAGGCTAGGGGTCTGTGGAAGTCCACCACAGGGGTCCCCAGCCTGGAGCCACCCTGGCTCCAAAACTGTGGGGACTTACACGATGTCCCTGCACAATGGCAGCTCCTCTCTCCATCAGGGGGGTCTGCCTTCATGTGTCAAAAGTGACTCCTGTGTGTCTCCTACCTTCTGCAGAGGCTGCCCCATGACCTGTGTGGAGGCCAGCCAGGAGTCTGGGAACTGCCCTCTCCCCACAGCACacgagggcagggcaggagttCTACCATGTCCTTCAGCTCCCTCTCAGCACCACCCTGGCTTCGGGCCCAGGGCACGGGCTCTCCTGCGGAAGCTCACCTGTCCCCAGACTGGGTGATGAGCCGCCGGCACGTCTCCATCTGCACATCCAAGCCTCGCTTCATGCTGCACATTTCCATGTACTCGTGCAGGTGCCGGTTCATGTCATTTTTGGCTGTGGCCAGTTCCAGCTGCTCAAGGGAAATGGTGCAGAGATTATCTCAGGGCACGTGGtgcagggcagcaggcagggccagACCAAGGGCTACCACCCACATTATCTGCTCCAGCATCCCTCCCCCAGGGACCCACTCCCCCATTTCACATCCTCCTGTGCCATggttcccccatttccccctcctcccacctCTATTTGGTCGATGGTTTCCTGGTACTCCTTCTCACGGCTCTTGAACAGCGACTCCGTGTCCTTAATCACCTTTTCCAGGCTGTCATCCTGCTGCTGAGGAGAGCAGACAGCAGGTTTAGAGGCAGGGAAGCGTCCAACATGAGGAACCAAAGGCAAGAGAGAGACAAATCAGAGAAAGAACTGGCAGCacaggaaaaagaggaagaaatataTACAGTGTAGTACAAATAAGACAGGAGTCAGTCCTGTCAACATGGACTTGAGAGACTCAGGACTCACCACACCGGGCAGTGACCACATCAGCCCAAACAAGCCCAGCAATGCACTGAAGATTTGGAGAGCACAGACTAttcctgagcatccccaggggACTGCCAAGGGCCAAAGATTTGTGATGACAAGGACTTTGGCCAGACACCAAGGCCCCTCTTTGGGCAGTTTTGCTGCACAGTGGGTTCGTGGGCTGGAGAACATGAGCAAGGATCACCAGAGACCAGTCCAGCCAGAGGAGGTGTTCTGTTCTGGATGGGCTGTGGCTCTTCCCACATGTGTGCACCCCGCCCTCAGCACACCCCTCAGGCTACACGTCCCTGGCCTGTCTCTCAAACAGAGATCTCAGCAGGGAAGCTGTAATGTATTCATGCAGAAAAGGCAGGAGAGCATCTTGTACAGGCCTGCAGAGGGAAAGGGGCTGAAATCTGGTCTTTGAGAGAGCGTCTTCCAGGCTGAGGCAGGATCGAGCATCCAACCCAACAAGACCTCAGGGCCCTGACACCACGGTTACCTCCCCCTGCACCTCTGCGGCTGCAATGGCGTATCCAGAGAAGTCCTCCCAGAGGAGCAGCGTTTCTTCTGTCTCCTCCCATGTGAGGCTGTCACAGTCATCCTCAAAGTCATATTCCCTCCTGGGCAGAAGGGAACAGCACGTCAGCACCCagcaggagagcacagcaggcAGGGGGCTGTGTTGGTGCCAAAGCCTCGCACTGCTCacgggcagggctgcagctcttgggggtctgggcagggtgAACTCAGGTGTGCCCAAACCCAACAGCTGATGGGAAAGGGGCTGGTTTTATGGTCAGGAGCTCCAGCAAATCCAGATTCCCAAAAGGCAGGAAGCGGGGTGAGAGAAGGGGAGCTGAACCAGCTCCCACTCTCGGCACAGGTGGgctcagctctcccagggggtcAGTCCCACTGTGCCACAGAGCACAGAGTGACCATtctccacagcagcacctcccaTCTTGGGAAGGGAAGCCACAGACCACCCTTGCCCTCCccaccccaggagcagcagggagcctgctgctggagcctggctgGACAGCACGGGCAGaggtgcagagcagctgcactCACAGTTGGTTCAGCATCCTCTGCATTTCCTCATTGATACTCATGGCCGTGgtctcgtcctcctcctcctcgtcagGTTTCCGGGAGGCATCGCTCTCCGACAGCGAGGTGTCCTCGTCGCTGACCTGCTTGCGCTCCCGCTTCCGCCCCACCGAGGCTGGGACCTTAACGGGAGACAAGTGCAGAGACTACAGAAACGAGGCCGGGTCCGAGGTCAGGAGCAGGCagtggggaggagatggaggggagAGGAATGGTGCAGGGACAGAAaggcagggaaagagagaaagacagaaagaaaggaaggaagaaaagagagagagagagatgggctCATTATGATCAGGTTAAAGATGGTTGCAATGGATAAAACATGATTTTAGcattttctaaaattaaaacTAAGCAACTAAAGATGGAATCTATGAATTTgatgagaaaacaaacaatGTGGTTTTACTGCAGAAAAACTCAAATCGCCCACCACCCCAGTCCAGAGACAGGGAAACACAGtgacagaaacaggaaaaaagagacAGTCTGAAAAAGGTGAAATATGTCAATATTTATAGGCCGaccttttttaaagaaagcttagaatttttttaatttctcaacTGAATGGAACTAACCAGTTGCTTCTGTAGGGACAAAGAGCGAGACAGAAAGGCAGCAACatccagaaagagaaaagagacagagacagagaagagagacagagagaagatgacggagaggggaagggaaaggagagagATGGAGTTAGAGACAGACACTCAAGCACCTTgtctccctcctgcagctgtttccCTAGCTCTGTGGGGTCCCCGGGCCCAACACAACAGGTCAGCAAGAGGCTGAGGGGACTCTTGATGTCCAAAGCAACATCTGGAGCTTTCCACCTCCACTCTGTGCCCTTTTGCCTGGTCCTCCCAAGAGAGACAGAAAGCAAGGGACCAGAAGGAGCAAGGGCGAGGGTGACCAAGCGTCTCCCCTAGCAGGGGGCTGGTGCTGTCTCTTCTACCTCCTGCTTTGGGATCTCTCCTCCCCAGAGCtggtggctgagctgggagcagcagcgggCGCTTCTCACCTGAAACATCTTGATCATGTCCTCGCAGTTCCGCTGCTGTGCCACGTCACACAGCTTGGCAGTGATGTCGATGCGACGGCAGATGTCCATGTCCACCTTCATGGCCTTCTCCTGGATCTTGGTGTCCAGCTCCGTGATGTTCTGAACCCACAGCACCACAGGAAGGGGACAAGGGAGGAATATTAGGCAAGAGAGATGGCAATCAGTGCCCCCACGTTTCCCCTCACGCAGGACTGCTCCCTCATCCCTGCTTTGCTCACTGTGCCCCAACCCTGCCAGTGCTCAATGGACCCCACCAAGGAACTGCTTTTCAACACAGCCACACCACGTGGGCAGGACACTGCTGTGGGGTTGGAGAGGGATTAGGGACTCACATTGCTCATCAGTCCCTTGAAGACAACAAGCTCTGCCTTGAGCTGCTCCACCTTCAtggccagctcctcctggcaggCTTCAGCCTCCTGGGCTTCCTGCGCCAGGGCGAGAGAGATGTGCACATCAGCACCAGTGCggggcagctgggctgcaggggaaggggGAACAGCAAGGCtcacctcctgcagctcagtCACCCGGTCCTGCAGCTGGACACGCACCGTGTACTCCTCTTCCCATCTAGGGAGACAAACGCCGGTCAGATCCCATCGGCCTCGCCTCGCCGGCTGCCAGAGGGAGAGGacggagcagcagctgctcaccCCAAAGCTATCCGAGCGGGGGGATGGCGGCACCGGGGCGGGACGGAGAACGTGCCCAGGAATGCACGGCCTCTTGTTTTCAGGCCGTGGCAGCTGCCGAGCCCATCGGCCCCCGGCCACAAACGCTGCCCCAGCACGGCCAtggggggagctggggacaccGGCTCTGCACGGCAGCTGGCCATGGCCGTCACAGCCCACCGgcctctccctctgcccctgaggcCTCTGACCCtcaacagcagctctgcagatgtATTGCAGAGCTGCCCCCACCTGCATCGTTTTTGCAACCACGTCTGTGTGTCTGCAGCTCACCCTGATCCTGACACCAGACCACCTCACAGTGTGAGTGACCACGACGGGCACCAAGGGCTGCTCTTCTGCCTGTCCCGGTGCAgagggctgccctgggccaggccACGCTGCCTCAGCAGGGGCACAAGACTCCTTGGCTCTACTGCTGCCTAACAGGCTGGATTAAAGAACACTGTGTCATCCCACAGGGAAGCAGGATGGATTGTGCCGCTCTGTGCCGGCCTGTCCGGTGGGTATTGGGCTCTGCAGCTTTGCAAAAAGCGGAGCTGCAAGGGCGCCCAGCCTTGCTGTGCAAAGACACATCCCCTAgcaattattatattatatttcaCTGCATGAGATCAACCCCCTGGGTCTCGCTGCAGCGCTGGCCCAGCCCGTGGTCTGCGGGGAGGCCATCAAGCCGTGCTGCTCTTGGCCAAATGACGATCCCATAGAGCAGGGGGGTGCCATGTGCTGCGCTGCGGcatggggcagggctgctgcattcttacccagctcctggctcttcTGGGAGAGCCAGGTTTTTCTGAACAAGTGAGATCACTCTGGGATAGCAACCAGAGCTGGGCTCTTCCTGGTGCTGTGAGGTCTGGTTTCTATTTAATGCCTGCAAGCACCAACACAGACACTCCGACTCTGCACAAGGATGTGAAAAATCTCTCCTCTCACTTACCCACTCCAAGTTTGAACAATAAATCCTAAGGTCTGGGAGGCCAGAAAGCATATGAAAAGCCCTCACATTTGTTATCTCAGAGTATCTGGACAATCTGACGACGTGGGAGAGCACTGGCTTATGAATTTCTAAGCTCTTAAAGCTAGCAATGCTGCTCCTTACTCAAACAAGGACAAAAGTGTGCACTCCTCGTGCTGGTGTTGGATCCATACCACAGCTTCAGAAGGGGAATCAAAGAGTGTTCCCATCCCTTTGGGGAAAGAgacatgaagggaaaagaaaggagaaagttAAAAGGTAGGATTGCCCTTATATGGGAACTGCTCAAACAAAGCCTCCCTCCCTAGGGACAAAAAACGCCttccaacagaataaaaaaactTCAGCATCTTTCTTGGTGTGGCACTGCCTCTTTTTTGGTCCCCGCCTCCCTCTGGGTCTCTATATAGCCCAGACCCACTGGGGACACAAAGCATAGCTGCAAAGCCTGGTAAGAGTTCATTTCACACCAGTGCTGTGGAAGACGAGTGCAAGTCACATACACGCCAGCttaaaaagcaggagaaaacagCAATTCACCCCACCAGGGACAAATCCACGCACCCATCCGCTGCAAACCTCTCTCCTGCTCatctcctgcctggctccttctcccctgctccctcctgcaaTGCACCACTCCTATTATTAGGAGTGGTGCATCACTGCGCCCGCAGCCGCCGCTGCCAGGTCGCTGCCAGCTGGAAGCAAGGCTGCCCCGCAGCACCCCAGGGCCACCGGTGTGCCAGGGGGAGAGGGCAGGgcctccctgcactgctgcaaaGCAACAACCTGCCCAGAGGCAGCCAGCGAGGGCAGCAGGGTCCCAGCTGCACGCAGACCTGACCATCTCCTTGCCAGCTAGGGGACAGCTCTCCCAAAGCCAGAGACGTGGAAAGATGcagtgctgtccctgccaggtgTGTCCCTTCGACAAGTTCACTTAGAAAAATCAACAATTCccccatttttaaaaatcctgctCACTGCCACAGGCACTGGGGTGCTTTAGCCCGTCCTGCAGGTCAGTGCACACTGGGGCTTTGGGCTGCTCGGGGTCTTATCCTCAGGGAAGCTCCACTTATCCCCCCTCCTGCCACATCTGAACTGTGCTGGAGCTCACCTCAATGGGGGTGGccctgcagcctggcacagctcctcagAGGGCAattacaacaacaaaaaaccttcTTGAAGCACTTTAATAAACAAGGGGCCTTATAAGAATGGAGAGACTTTGTACCAGACCTTTTGCCTGCAGTGACAAGAGGTGatgttttaaactaaaagaaggTAAGTTTAGATGGGACATAAGGAACAATTTTTTATGATGGTGGTGAGATactggagcaggttgcccagagaagttgtggatgacCTAtcactggaaatattcaaggtcAGCACtttgaccaacctgatctagtgaaaCCTCACAGCAGGGAGAAAGGAGTGGGTAACCCCTAAAGgtctccaacccaaaccattctgtgactctaaCACACcgtgctgcagcactgctcactCCACACCTCCAGTGTGTCCTTGCAACATCCAGGACAAGAACTACCTGTGAATACAAGGAGTAGGTGTAGCAGACAGCACAAACCTGATGAGACTCTCAGATCTCCAGCACTCAGCAGGTCTGTGTGATACTCACAGGCACCCTTTGCCCCTATCCAGGCCACCCAATTTCAGTCTGCTCCTCTCAAGTGCAGCTCCTGTGAGCCTCCCTCTTGCTGCTGCAAGTATTCTCatccctccccacagccctccTGGATCCCTGACTTGAATTTCAGGCCCTGTGTATCCAGAGAGAAGCTCCTGCTGCACTGCTCCAAGAGCTGTGGAGTGCACAGAAGCAATGCTGTCCTGACAAAAGCACAAAAGCTCCAGCACCCAAGCCATGGGTAAGAGAACTGGGAAGTCCTGTGTTAATATGGCCTCTTCCATCTGTCTCCAGGCAGGTGGCAAATGCGTGACACCAGCTGCACTGTCCCCACGGCAGATCACAACCCACTGTGGCAGGGAACTCTCAGCTCCCAAGGGATGTTGGTGTCAGCCCCCAGCATGGAGAAGGGTGTGGAAATGGAATCCTTCTGTCCCATTCCCCTGTTTGGGACCTGGCTGTACCCGTCAGGAAGTTCCCAGTTCTGGACAGGGTCTGGGGGTGGGGTCTGCTTTCCCCCAGCTCCTGGTAACACACTCCAAAAATAGATCCCACCAATAACATTGGCTGATAGCAGCTTGTGGTGCCCCCCCACCTCACCCTCAGCAGTCCCTCTGTCAccccctctgcagccttccCTGAAGCTCACTTGCCAGAGCAGGACAACCCTGAAAAGCTCTCCATTCTCCCAAAGTTTCAGCAGCACCAACAAACCCAACTTGGTCCTCTCTGGCTGACCCACTCTGAGGCTCAAGCTTTCCTGGCCAAAAAACTGGCTCCAGCTTCCCACTCTCTGATCTGAAAATGCAATGCAAGGAGTGCTGCTCTCCTTTGGAGAAGGAGCCTGACCACTGGCTTAATAATAAAAGGCCTTAGGTACATGGGAAAGAAGAGATGGTACATGGGAAAGAAGAGATGCCAACTCTTCCTTTCCACATGCCTTGCTCAGCACCTCCAGAGCATCTGACAggcaggtttgctcagcctAAGCCTTACAAAGCCAAAAGCATAAGGTGTCATCTTGGACCCCAGCCTTGATCTTGGCACTGGAGCCTGTGGCCGTGCAGAACGGGTCGGtggcacagctcctgtgggGAGCTGGGTGTGGAATCGCAAACTTTCTAAAGCGTCATAGCATGACTTCTGAAAACCACCCCAGAGCAGTGGCTCGGGTGGTGTCAGTCGCCGGTGACGCTCTGGCCCGGCCCTGTGCTCTGACCCCAcaatgccagcccagcctgatcTCATCCTACGTGCGGATCCGGGAGAGGCCTCGGGAACTGGCCTGACACAAAGCAAGAACAGCGGCCACCCTGCACGGGAAAGAAGAACCGGCCAAGAGATTAGCTTTGCATTCTGCTTCACCCTTCTCCAAGGCACGCGCCAAACCACAGCTATTTTGGGTCGGGAGGAAAGCCCCCGAGGAGTGGGGTGTCCTGCCtcggctctctgctgctcaggggcCAGCTGGAGAGCACTGGACAGGGAAAGGGCCTAGGAGAGGCCAGCCACCCTGCTGAGGGGCTTCTCCACACCTTCCGACACATCCAGAGAACTCCTTCCTTTCCAGCAGCCTTCCCCAACCCAAACCCGCTCGCTGCTGCATGTCCACCTTCCTCACCTACTTTCAGCCTGCTCCTCCTTCCTGAGCATTCCCAGATCCCCTTAGCTTTAAAACACAGCTCCTGGAGTTATTCCTTCCCTGCCCGGAAAAGCGTCCCTCACGCCAGGTTGGAAAGACGGAAGGTTGGAAAGACGGAAAAAAGCTCAACAAACATCCCGAGAGGGTTCGCACACCGGGGGGCAAGGGAGGAGACCCAGGCACAAACAAACGCTTTCAGGGGTGCGCATTTTTCCTCATGCTGCCTGCAGTCCCGAAAAGTCTGGCCAGGACTGTCGCCTTCCCTATCGCCCCCCGGGCAGAGCCGGGCAGCCTCCCCGGGGACAGCTTCGGTGCCCCTCGCTCCCTCTCACCTGCGCTTGTACTCGTCGCGCTCCCTCTTCACCTTGGCCAGCACGTTGTAGAGCGCTCGGATCTCGGGGGTGATGGTGTCGATCTGCACACCCACCCCGTCGGGATGGACCCACGAGACGCCGGGTCCCTGCACCAGGGTGGTCTCGGGCCCCGGGCCGAGCCTTCGCGCTTGCGAGAAGGACCAGATGGTGCCGGGCATGAAGCGGGAGCCGGCCGAGTAGGCGGAGGGCTGGCCGGGACCGCCGGGCCGGGAGCCGGGCGACCCCAGCGCCCGGGccgagcccagccccagccccggccccagccccagccccagcgtGCGGATGGGACCCACGAAGCCGGTCTGCACCGCCTGGTCCCGGCGCGGGGGCCCGCGGCCGCGGCCGCCCGCCCCCTCCTCCAGcgcctgctgcagctgcttctccagctgccGGTTGCGCCGCTCGAGCTCGTGGACCTTGGCCAGGAAGCAGCGGAACCGCAGGTTCAGCGTCTTGAGGACGCTGATGTTGGAGCCCAGGTCGTTGCGGAGGGCCatggcggcgggcggcgcggggaaGGGGCCGGCGGGCGGCTCCGCGGACAGCGGctcggcggcgggcggcggcggcagctcGGGGCccgccagcccctgctgctcctgcggcagGAGGAAGAGGTTGGGGCCGAAGAGCGGGTTcatggcggcggcgggacggggcGGGGAGCGCCGGGCGGGGGGATGCGCCCGGCCGGCCCcggcggcgggggcgcggcTTCCGCTGCGGCGGGGATGCGGCGGGGCCGAGAGCCGCCCCCGCTCCCgctcgccgcccgccgccggccccgggcggagcgagcagagctggggacgCGGCAGAGCCTCCCTTTCCTCTGCCGGCCCCCGCCCAGGGGCGGCCCGGCCTCCCCCGAGGGTTTCGGGGCGCCCCGGGGCGCAGGGACGCCGCCCGGTCCAGCAGCATTCCCCGGAGGGAAGCCCCTCTCCGGCACCGCTGGCTGAAGCCCCGCCCGTTACCGATTTCCGTAACTAGCCCAGCCGCAACACAGAGCGCTTCTGCctcctttttaatattttttttttttcccatagaaTTTGGTGCTTTCCCTGAGCTGCCCCCCTTAAAGAAGGCATAACTTCGCCTCTGCACCCCAAAGCCTCTCATTGTCCTCTCTGGAGCCCCCCggacagccctgcccctgccGTGCCAGCAGCCCGCCCACGGGCTGGACAATGGCGTGGTGTCCCTTATTGTTCCATGTCCCTTATTGTAGCCTTCTTTAGGTCATTCCCTCttacccctgaccccgaccccagGTGAGTTTCACAGAAAGCGCTGGCCTCCCCCCTCACTCCATTATCCGGTGGGAGGAGATGCGCACAAATCCATGGCTACATAAATGTTTTATGGAAGTGGACACCTGTGTGCCCTTGCTGTCTGCGTGCTCCTGGCCCGTTCCCCCAGGACTTGAGGAGCAGAGCCTCAAGTGAGTGTGGCACTTGCGCCAAGCGGCCTCTGATGTCTCACGGAGCCATCAGCAAGGGGTGAGCGAGCAGTGGAATTCAAAGAGATGCCCAGCACCACCCTACGCTGAGCTCTGTGGAAGGAGCTGGGCATGCTCCAGTGTGCTACAGCCCTTCCCTTGGGATCCAGTGTATAGCTCAATCCACGCTGCCAGGAACTTCCCAGCTCCACTGAGGATGGCCAGCTTTGTGAGTCTTGACTGAGAGTCTGCCTACTGTATGttccctgctgcttctcctccagGGCTACAGGTCTCCTCCATCCCTCCGTTACTCTTCTGCCATCCTGACCTGGGAGCAGTCCAAATCAAATTTGTTCCCCTCTCCTGCCCACAGTTATATCCTGTGGCCTGCCTGTCTCCCCTGTCCTGCCCACGACTCAAGGCTCCCCAGAGTGCATTTATAATGCTTCCACCAGTAACCATCTGCATCCTCCCTGGCACACCCATGACCACTGAAGCTCAGCTGGATTTCAGTCCCTCCGAGATGGGCTTAGTTTGGGGAAGAAGTGAGCTTTTCTGTCACctcttttttaatgcttttgctCTTCTCAAGCAGATGTTCCTTTGCTCATCCTCTGACTAGGGGGGGCTGAGTGGTGGCAAGCAGTGCTTTTCTCCAGGGAGagaagggcaggaaggctttCCTCATGGGCAGGCAGAAGAGATTCCCATCTTCCAAAAACCAG includes:
- the IFFO1 gene encoding non-homologous end joining factor IFFO1 isoform X6; translated protein: MNPLFGPNLFLLPQEQQGLAGPELPPPPAAEPLSAEPPAGPFPAPPAAMALRNDLGSNISVLKTLNLRFRCFLAKVHELERRNRQLEKQLQQALEEGAGGRGRGPPRRDQAVQTGFVGPIRTLGLGLGPGLGLGSARALGSPGSRPGGPGQPSAYSAGSRFMPGTIWSFSQARRLGPGPETTLVQGPGVSWVHPDGVGVQIDTITPEIRALYNVLAKVKRERDEYKRRWEEEYTVRVQLQDRVTELQEEAQEAEACQEELAMKVEQLKAELVVFKGLMSNNITELDTKIQEKAMKVDMDICRRIDITAKLCDVAQQRNCEDMIKMFQSLHLSPVKVPASVGRKRERKQVSDEDTSLSESDASRKPDEEEEDETTAMSINEEMQRMLNQLREYDFEDDCDSLTWEETEETLLLWEDFSGYAIAAAEVQGEQQDDSLEKVIKDTESLFKSREKEYQETIDQIELELATAKNDMNRHLHEYMEMCSMKRGLDVQMETCRRLITQSGDRKSPAFTPTSNSESAPNEESEESDRDPPSDASIR
- the IFFO1 gene encoding non-homologous end joining factor IFFO1 isoform X5, with product MNPLFGPNLFLLPQEQQGLAGPELPPPPAAEPLSAEPPAGPFPAPPAAMALRNDLGSNISVLKTLNLRFRCFLAKVHELERRNRQLEKQLQQALEEGAGGRGRGPPRRDQAVQTGFVGPIRTLGLGLGPGLGLGSARALGSPGSRPGGPGQPSAYSAGSRFMPGTIWSFSQARRLGPGPETTLVQGPGVSWVHPDGVGVQIDTITPEIRALYNVLAKVKRERDEYKRRWEEEYTVRVQLQDRVTELQEEAQEAEACQEELAMKVEQLKAELVVFKGLMSNNITELDTKIQEKAMKVDMDICRRIDITAKLCDVAQQRNCEDMIKMFQVPASVGRKRERKQVSDEDTSLSESDASRKPDEEEEDETTAMSINEEMQRMLNQLREYDFEDDCDSLTWEETEETLLLWEDFSGYAIAAAEVQGEQDDSLEKVIKDTESLFKSREKEYQETIDQIELELATAKNDMNRHLHEYMEMCSMKRGLDVQMETCRRLITQSGDRKSPAFTPTSNSESAPNEESEESDRDPPSDASIR
- the IFFO1 gene encoding non-homologous end joining factor IFFO1 isoform X1 → MNPLFGPNLFLLPQEQQGLAGPELPPPPAAEPLSAEPPAGPFPAPPAAMALRNDLGSNISVLKTLNLRFRCFLAKVHELERRNRQLEKQLQQALEEGAGGRGRGPPRRDQAVQTGFVGPIRTLGLGLGPGLGLGSARALGSPGSRPGGPGQPSAYSAGSRFMPGTIWSFSQARRLGPGPETTLVQGPGVSWVHPDGVGVQIDTITPEIRALYNVLAKVKRERDEYKRRWEEEYTVRVQLQDRVTELQEEAQEAEACQEELAMKVEQLKAELVVFKGLMSNNITELDTKIQEKAMKVDMDICRRIDITAKLCDVAQQRNCEDMIKMFQSLHLSPVKVPASVGRKRERKQVSDEDTSLSESDASRKPDEEEEDETTAMSINEEMQRMLNQLREYDFEDDCDSLTWEETEETLLLWEDFSGYAIAAAEVQGEQDDSLEKVIKDTESLFKSREKEYQETIDQIELELATAKNDMNRHLHEYMEMCSMKRGLDVQMETCRRLITQSGDRKSPAFTPTSNSESAPNEESEESDRDPPSDASIR
- the IFFO1 gene encoding non-homologous end joining factor IFFO1 isoform X2, which translates into the protein MNPLFGPNLFLLPQEQQGLAGPELPPPPAAEPLSAEPPAGPFPAPPAAMALRNDLGSNISVLKTLNLRFRCFLAKVHELERRNRQLEKQLQQALEEGAGGRGRGPPRRDQAVQTGFVGPIRTLGLGLGPGLGLGSARALGSPGSRPGGPGQPSAYSAGSRFMPGTIWSFSQARRLGPGPETTLVQGPGVSWVHPDGVGVQIDTITPEIRALYNVLAKVKRERDEYKRRWEEEYTVRVQLQDRVTELQEEAQEAEACQEELAMKVEQLKAELVVFKGLMSNNITELDTKIQEKAMKVDMDICRRIDITAKLCDVAQQRNCEDMIKMFQSLHLSPVKVPASVGRKRERKQVSDEDTSLSESDASRKPDEEEEDETTAMSINEEMQRMLNQLREYDFEDDCDSLTWEETEETLLLWEDFSGYAIAAAEQQDDSLEKVIKDTESLFKSREKEYQETIDQIELELATAKNDMNRHLHEYMEMCSMKRGLDVQMETCRRLITQSGDRKSPAFTPTSNSESAPNEESEESDRDPPSDASIR
- the IFFO1 gene encoding non-homologous end joining factor IFFO1 isoform X4, with translation MNPLFGPNLFLLPQEQQGLAGPELPPPPAAEPLSAEPPAGPFPAPPAAMALRNDLGSNISVLKTLNLRFRCFLAKVHELERRNRQLEKQLQQALEEGAGGRGRGPPRRDQAVQTGFVGPIRTLGLGLGPGLGLGSARALGSPGSRPGGPGQPSAYSAGSRFMPGTIWSFSQARRLGPGPETTLVQGPGVSWVHPDGVGVQIDTITPEIRALYNVLAKVKRERDEYKRRWEEEYTVRVQLQDRVTELQEEAQEAEACQEELAMKVEQLKAELVVFKGLMSNNITELDTKIQEKAMKVDMDICRRIDITAKLCDVAQQRNCEDMIKMFQVPASVGRKRERKQVSDEDTSLSESDASRKPDEEEEDETTAMSINEEMQRMLNQLREYDFEDDCDSLTWEETEETLLLWEDFSGYAIAAAEVQGEQQDDSLEKVIKDTESLFKSREKEYQETIDQIELELATAKNDMNRHLHEYMEMCSMKRGLDVQMETCRRLITQSGDRKSPAFTPTSNSESAPNEESEESDRDPPSDASIR
- the IFFO1 gene encoding non-homologous end joining factor IFFO1 isoform X3 is translated as MNPLFGPNLFLLPQEQQGLAGPELPPPPAAEPLSAEPPAGPFPAPPAAMALRNDLGSNISVLKTLNLRFRCFLAKVHELERRNRQLEKQLQQALEEGAGGRGRGPPRRDQAVQTGFVGPIRTLGLGLGPGLGLGSARALGSPGSRPGGPGQPSAYSAGSRFMPGTIWSFSQARRLGPGPETTLVQGPGVSWVHPDGVGVQIDTITPEIRALYNVLAKVKRERDEYKRRWEEEYTVRVQLQDRVTELQEEAQEAEACQEELAMKVEQLKAELVVFKGLMSNNITELDTKIQEKAMKVDMDICRRIDITAKLCDVAQQRNCEDMIKMFQSLHLSPVKVPASVGRKRERKQVSDEDTSLSESDASRKPDEEEEDETTAMSINEEMQRMLNQLREYDFEDDCDSLTWEETEETLLLWEDFSGYAIAAAEQDDSLEKVIKDTESLFKSREKEYQETIDQIELELATAKNDMNRHLHEYMEMCSMKRGLDVQMETCRRLITQSGDRKSPAFTPTSNSESAPNEESEESDRDPPSDASIR